In Burkholderia sp. GAS332, one DNA window encodes the following:
- a CDS encoding 2-hydroxy-3-oxopropionate reductase — protein MEIGFCGPGLMGAPMIRHLLRAGHTVHVWNRTRAKAEALLADGAQVVDTPRELASRCEAVLLCVADAAAVEETVFGADGLLSGDVTATRRVRWIIDHSSIPPAATRALARRAATVAGATAVSAAADEAQGGREREPEGEGATSVGWIDAPVSGGVAGAMAGTLAIMAGGAAADVEAVTPLLGAYSARVTHMGDVGAGQTTKLCNQTIVTATLAAIAEAVSLAQRSGIDAAKLTEGLAGGWADSVLLQIFVPRMTQSGLAPIGAFRTFQKDIDTVAATAYETGTPMPVSSTVQQLLRLGAAMGLGEADLSAFIDVLQTPRGG, from the coding sequence GTGGAAATTGGTTTTTGCGGTCCCGGTCTCATGGGCGCGCCGATGATCCGGCATCTGCTGCGCGCGGGGCATACCGTGCATGTCTGGAATCGTACGCGGGCCAAGGCGGAAGCCTTGCTGGCGGACGGCGCCCAGGTGGTCGATACGCCGCGCGAACTGGCCTCGCGGTGCGAGGCGGTGCTGCTGTGCGTCGCGGATGCGGCGGCGGTTGAAGAAACGGTGTTCGGTGCAGATGGGCTACTGAGCGGGGATGTCACGGCGACGCGACGCGTGCGCTGGATCATCGATCACTCCAGTATCCCGCCGGCAGCGACGAGAGCGCTCGCGCGGCGTGCGGCGACGGTCGCTGGCGCGACGGCCGTAAGCGCGGCCGCCGATGAGGCCCAAGGTGGGCGAGAGCGGGAGCCTGAGGGCGAGGGCGCCACAAGCGTCGGCTGGATCGACGCGCCCGTATCCGGCGGCGTAGCGGGCGCGATGGCGGGCACGCTGGCGATCATGGCGGGCGGCGCCGCGGCGGACGTCGAAGCGGTCACGCCGCTCCTCGGTGCGTATTCAGCCCGCGTCACGCATATGGGCGACGTTGGTGCGGGGCAGACCACCAAGCTCTGCAATCAGACCATTGTCACCGCGACCCTTGCGGCGATCGCCGAGGCGGTGAGCCTCGCGCAACGCAGCGGCATCGACGCCGCCAAACTCACGGAAGGCCTCGCCGGTGGCTGGGCCGATTCGGTTCTGCTGCAGATTTTCGTGCCGCGCATGACGCAAAGCGGCCTCGCACCGATCGGCGCGTTCCGCACGTTCCAGAAGGACATCGACACGGTGGCCGCGACGGCGTACGAGACGGGCACACCAATGCCGGTTTCGTCGACAGTTCAGCAACTGCTGCGTCTCGGCGCGGCGATGGGGTTGGGTGAGGCCGATCTGTCGGCCTTCATCGACGTTTTGCAGACGCCGCGTGGCGGCTAG
- a CDS encoding ATPase components of ABC transporters with duplicated ATPase domains yields MLSTANITMQFGPKPLFENISVKFGGGNRYGLIGANGCGKSTFMKILGSDLEPSSGNVMLEPNIRLGKLRQDQFAYEDVRVLDVVMMGHAEMWAAMTERDAIYANPDATDDDYMHAAELEAKFAEYDGYTAEARAGELLLGIGIAIEDHNGPMSNVAPGWKLRVLLAQALFSKPDVLLLDEPTNNLDINSIRWLEDVLNQYNSTMIIISHDRHFLNQVCTHMADMDFGTLKVYPGNYDDYMLASTQARERQQNANAKAKERVADLQDFVRRFSANKSKARQATSRLKMIDKIKIEEFKPSSRQNPFIRFEYEKKLHNIAVVAEKISKKYERAIFNDFSISVQPGERIAIIGENGAGKTTLLRSLLGKLTLDHGTVKWAENANIGYMPQDTYEEFPDDVTLMDWIDGYRQEGDDEQMVRGTLGRLLFNADDIRKSVKVLSGGEKGRMIWGKLMLGRHNVMLMDEPTNHMDMESIESLQIALDKYDGTLIFVSHDREFVSGLANRIIEVKTNGTLNDFGGNYEEFLTSQGVQ; encoded by the coding sequence GTGCTGTCTACCGCCAATATCACCATGCAATTCGGGCCAAAGCCCCTCTTCGAGAACATCTCGGTCAAATTCGGGGGAGGGAACCGCTATGGCCTGATTGGTGCGAATGGCTGCGGCAAGTCCACCTTCATGAAGATCCTGGGTAGCGATCTGGAACCGAGCTCCGGCAACGTGATGCTCGAACCGAACATCCGCCTCGGCAAGCTGCGCCAGGACCAGTTCGCGTACGAAGACGTACGCGTGCTCGACGTCGTGATGATGGGTCACGCCGAAATGTGGGCCGCGATGACCGAGCGCGACGCGATCTACGCGAACCCCGACGCGACTGACGACGACTACATGCACGCCGCCGAACTCGAAGCGAAGTTTGCCGAATACGACGGCTACACCGCCGAAGCGCGCGCGGGCGAGCTGCTGCTCGGCATCGGCATCGCGATCGAAGATCACAACGGCCCGATGAGCAACGTCGCACCGGGCTGGAAACTGCGCGTGCTGCTCGCACAGGCGCTGTTCTCGAAGCCGGACGTCCTGCTGCTGGACGAACCGACCAACAACCTGGACATCAACTCGATCCGTTGGCTGGAAGACGTGCTCAACCAGTACAACTCGACGATGATCATCATCTCGCACGATCGTCACTTTTTGAACCAGGTCTGCACGCACATGGCCGACATGGACTTCGGCACGCTGAAGGTCTATCCGGGCAACTACGACGACTACATGCTGGCCAGCACGCAGGCGCGCGAGCGTCAGCAGAACGCCAACGCCAAGGCCAAGGAACGGGTCGCCGACCTGCAGGACTTCGTGCGCCGCTTCTCGGCGAACAAGTCGAAGGCGCGTCAGGCTACCAGCCGTCTGAAGATGATCGACAAGATCAAGATCGAGGAATTCAAGCCGTCGTCGCGGCAGAACCCGTTCATCCGCTTCGAGTACGAGAAGAAGCTGCATAACATCGCCGTGGTGGCGGAGAAGATCTCGAAGAAGTACGAGCGCGCGATCTTCAACGATTTCAGCATTAGCGTGCAGCCGGGCGAGCGTATCGCGATCATCGGCGAGAACGGCGCGGGTAAGACCACGCTGCTGCGCTCGCTGCTTGGCAAGCTGACGCTGGACCACGGTACGGTGAAGTGGGCTGAAAACGCAAACATCGGTTACATGCCACAGGATACGTATGAAGAGTTCCCTGACGACGTCACGCTGATGGACTGGATCGATGGCTACCGCCAGGAAGGTGACGATGAGCAGATGGTGCGCGGCACGCTCGGCCGTCTTCTGTTCAATGCCGACGACATCCGCAAGTCGGTCAAGGTGCTCTCCGGTGGCGAAAAGGGCCGCATGATCTGGGGCAAGCTGATGCTGGGCCGCCACAACGTGATGCTGATGGACGAGCCGACCAACCACATGGACATGGAATCGATCGAATCGCTGCAGATCGCGCTCGACAAGTACGACGGCACGCTGATTTTCGTGTCGCACGACCGTGAGTTCGTGAGCGGTCTTGCGAACCGGATCATCGAAGTGAAGACCAACGGCACGTTGAACGACTTTGGCGGCAACTATGAAGAGTTCCTGACAAGCCAGGGCGTGCAGTAA
- a CDS encoding nitronate monooxygenase yields the protein MLTSHSFPPLVIRGRSLLPIVQGGMGVGISAHRLAGSVAREGALGTIASIDLRHHHQDLIERCRHSPDRATLEQANLTALAREIHAAKALSEGRGMIAVNVMKAVNAQADYVRVACENRADAIVMGAGLPLDLPDMTQGHDIALIPILSDSRGVALVLKKWMKKGRLPDAVVIEHPAHAGGHLGVTNLADMQDPRFDFLRVLEELDAVFTSLGLSRKDVPLIVAGGINSHEAVRELLSAGASGVQLGTPFAVTEEGDAHPNFKRVLAEATPDDIVEFVSVTGLPARAVKTPWLMRYLRHETKIREKIGALKHACPTALECLSVCGWRDGVEKFGHFCIDTRLAAALRGDVANGLFFRGREALPFGTAIRSVHDLIELLLTGATRPAVAGRWAFSLG from the coding sequence ATGCTCACCTCTCACTCTTTCCCACCGCTCGTCATCCGCGGCCGCTCGCTGCTTCCGATCGTACAAGGCGGCATGGGCGTCGGCATCTCGGCCCACCGGCTGGCAGGCAGCGTCGCCCGTGAGGGCGCACTCGGCACCATCGCCAGCATCGACCTGCGCCATCATCATCAGGATCTGATCGAACGCTGTCGGCACTCCCCGGATCGGGCCACGCTCGAACAGGCGAACCTCACCGCGCTGGCCCGTGAAATCCACGCCGCCAAGGCACTCAGCGAGGGCCGCGGCATGATCGCGGTCAACGTGATGAAGGCCGTCAACGCGCAAGCCGATTACGTGCGCGTCGCCTGCGAAAACCGCGCCGATGCGATCGTCATGGGCGCGGGCTTGCCGCTCGATTTGCCGGACATGACCCAGGGCCACGACATCGCGCTGATTCCGATCCTGTCGGATAGCCGCGGCGTCGCACTGGTGCTGAAGAAGTGGATGAAGAAGGGCCGTTTGCCCGACGCCGTTGTGATCGAACATCCGGCCCATGCAGGCGGCCATCTTGGCGTGACCAACCTCGCGGACATGCAAGACCCGCGCTTCGATTTCCTGCGCGTACTAGAGGAGCTCGATGCGGTATTCACGTCGCTCGGATTGAGTCGCAAGGACGTGCCCTTGATCGTCGCGGGCGGCATCAATAGTCACGAAGCAGTCCGCGAGTTGCTGAGCGCGGGTGCCAGCGGCGTACAGCTCGGCACACCGTTCGCCGTCACCGAAGAAGGCGACGCGCATCCGAACTTCAAACGCGTGCTGGCCGAAGCGACGCCCGACGACATCGTCGAATTCGTCAGCGTCACGGGGCTGCCGGCTCGCGCCGTGAAAACGCCGTGGCTGATGCGCTATCTGCGCCACGAAACGAAAATTCGCGAGAAGATCGGGGCGCTCAAACACGCCTGTCCGACCGCGCTCGAATGCCTTAGCGTCTGTGGCTGGCGCGACGGCGTCGAGAAGTTCGGCCACTTCTGCATCGACACGCGGCTCGCCGCGGCATTGCGCGGCGACGTGGCCAATGGCCTGTTCTTTCGCGGCCGCGAAGCCTTGCCGTTCGGCACGGCCATTCGCAGCGTCCACGACCTGATCGAACTGCTGCTGACCGGGGCGACGCGACCCGCTGTCGCAGGGCGCTGGGCGTTCTCGCTTGGTTGA
- a CDS encoding outer membrane protein produces MKHSLRNRIKATAVASCLLGAGALASQAQAQVAGDDPMSGIHAGDVLVRLRAISIMPDVKTNQSLSALNVGVNNAIVPELDLTYMIRDYLGVELILGTSRHQLTSSLGNLGGVNVLPPTLLLQYHFNHAGRIRPYVGAGLNYTLFYNNGLNAGGQPISITNHSFGPALQAGVDVQVTKSLFVNADIKKIWMHTDATLGGQSLGRLNIDPLVVGLGVGMRF; encoded by the coding sequence ATGAAGCACTCACTCAGGAACAGAATCAAGGCCACCGCCGTCGCGTCGTGCCTGCTAGGCGCTGGCGCGCTGGCTTCGCAGGCGCAAGCTCAGGTTGCCGGCGACGACCCGATGAGCGGCATTCACGCCGGCGACGTACTGGTGCGTCTGCGCGCCATCAGCATCATGCCGGACGTGAAAACCAACCAGTCGCTGTCGGCGCTCAACGTGGGCGTCAACAACGCCATCGTGCCGGAGCTGGATCTGACGTACATGATCCGCGATTACCTCGGCGTCGAGCTGATTCTCGGCACGTCGCGCCATCAGCTGACATCGAGCCTCGGCAACCTTGGTGGCGTGAACGTGTTACCGCCCACACTGCTGCTGCAATATCACTTCAACCATGCGGGGCGTATCCGTCCGTACGTCGGTGCGGGTCTGAACTACACGTTGTTCTATAACAACGGCTTGAACGCAGGTGGTCAGCCGATTTCGATCACTAACCACAGCTTTGGCCCCGCCTTGCAGGCAGGTGTGGATGTGCAGGTGACCAAGTCGCTGTTCGTCAACGCGGACATCAAGAAGATCTGGATGCACACCGACGCAACGCTCGGCGGTCAGTCGCTCGGCCGGTTGAATATCGATCCGCTGGTGGTCGGTTTGGGCGTCGGTATGCGGTTCTGA
- a CDS encoding putrescine transport system substrate-binding protein, with protein MKRRVVGQVAALILCATPWLTAAAKDTQLNVYNWSDYIAKDTIPNFTKQTGVQVKYDNYDSDDTLQAKLLTGNSGYDIVVPTSNYAGKQIAAGIFAPLDKSKLPNLKYLDPSLMALVAGADPGNKYTVPWAYGTTGLGYNVTKVQQILGKNVPLDNWDILFKPENISKLKACGVSVLDAPDQMFAAALHYIGKDPMSTNPADYRAALEMMKKIRPYITQFNSSGYINDLVGGDVCFAYGWSGDVVIAKHRAVEAKKPFKVEYYIPKGGAPVWFDVMAIPKDAKNKEAALEWINYIETPQVHAAITNAVYYPSANLEARKYVDKDVANDPAVYPPPDVIKTLFLLKPLPPEIQRLQTRLWTEFKSGR; from the coding sequence ATGAAAAGACGGGTAGTGGGGCAAGTGGCAGCGCTGATCTTGTGCGCGACACCGTGGTTGACGGCCGCTGCGAAAGATACGCAGCTGAACGTGTATAACTGGTCCGATTACATCGCTAAGGACACGATTCCGAACTTCACCAAGCAGACGGGCGTCCAGGTCAAGTACGACAACTACGACAGCGACGACACGCTGCAAGCCAAGCTCCTGACCGGTAATTCCGGTTACGACATCGTCGTGCCGACCAGCAATTACGCCGGCAAGCAGATCGCAGCGGGCATCTTCGCGCCGCTCGACAAATCGAAGCTGCCGAACCTGAAGTATCTCGATCCCTCGCTGATGGCCCTCGTGGCCGGCGCCGATCCGGGCAACAAGTACACGGTGCCTTGGGCATACGGCACGACCGGCCTCGGTTACAACGTCACCAAGGTCCAGCAGATCCTCGGTAAGAACGTGCCGCTCGACAACTGGGACATCCTCTTCAAGCCGGAAAACATCTCGAAGCTGAAAGCGTGCGGCGTGTCCGTGCTCGACGCGCCGGACCAGATGTTTGCCGCCGCGCTTCACTACATCGGCAAGGATCCGATGAGCACGAACCCGGCCGACTATCGCGCCGCGCTCGAGATGATGAAGAAGATCCGCCCGTACATCACGCAGTTCAACTCGTCGGGCTATATCAACGATCTGGTCGGCGGCGACGTGTGCTTCGCGTACGGCTGGTCGGGCGACGTCGTGATCGCCAAGCATCGCGCGGTCGAGGCGAAGAAGCCGTTCAAGGTCGAGTACTACATTCCGAAGGGCGGTGCGCCGGTGTGGTTCGACGTGATGGCGATTCCGAAAGACGCGAAGAACAAGGAAGCCGCGCTCGAGTGGATCAACTACATCGAAACGCCGCAGGTTCACGCCGCGATCACCAACGCCGTCTACTATCCGAGCGCCAACCTCGAAGCGCGCAAGTATGTGGACAAGGACGTGGCGAACGACCCGGCCGTGTACCCGCCGCCTGACGTCATCAAGACGCTGTTCCTGTTGAAGCCGCTGCCGCCGGAAATCCAGCGGCTGCAAACGCGACTGTGGACTGAATTCAAGTCCGGCCGCTGA
- a CDS encoding putrescine transport system ATP-binding protein, with amino-acid sequence MSSDQSSALAGAAAPFPSLNAAAGDAAENFVQIVDIVKKFGETAAVKGVNLSVKKGELFALLGSSGCGKSTLLRMLAGLESITSGKILIDGEDLAQLPPYRRPVNMMFQSYALFPHMTVEANVAFGLKQEGVPKSELKDRVQNALDLVQMGRFAKRKPHQLSGGQQQRVALARSLVKRPKLLLLDEPMSALDKQIRQRTQIELVNILDKVGVTCMMVTHDQEEAMTMADRLAVMSEGEIIQLGTPHEVYEYPNCRFSAEFIGSTNLFDGNVVEDEPDHVFIETPDLPVRLYVSHGITGPLGMPVTISVRPERIALTRKPPEGANNWGKGVVTNVAYMGGYSLYHVKLDAGKTVIANVTSLALTEIDPPTWGDEVYVRWSASAGVVLTS; translated from the coding sequence ATGAGTAGTGACCAGTCGAGCGCGCTGGCAGGGGCCGCCGCGCCGTTCCCGAGCCTGAACGCCGCAGCGGGCGACGCCGCAGAGAATTTCGTTCAGATCGTCGACATCGTGAAGAAGTTTGGCGAGACCGCGGCGGTCAAAGGGGTCAACCTGTCGGTCAAAAAGGGCGAGCTGTTCGCGCTGCTCGGCAGTTCGGGCTGTGGCAAGTCGACCTTGTTGCGCATGCTGGCCGGCCTCGAATCGATCACGTCGGGCAAGATCCTGATCGACGGCGAGGACCTCGCGCAATTGCCGCCTTATCGCCGACCGGTCAACATGATGTTCCAGTCGTACGCCCTGTTTCCGCACATGACGGTCGAGGCCAACGTCGCCTTCGGCCTGAAGCAGGAAGGCGTGCCGAAATCCGAACTGAAAGACCGCGTGCAGAACGCGCTCGATCTCGTGCAGATGGGCCGCTTTGCGAAGCGCAAGCCGCATCAGCTCTCCGGCGGTCAGCAGCAGCGTGTGGCGCTCGCGCGCTCGCTCGTCAAGCGGCCGAAACTGCTGTTGCTTGACGAGCCGATGTCCGCGCTCGACAAGCAGATCCGTCAGCGCACGCAGATCGAACTGGTCAACATTCTCGACAAGGTCGGCGTGACTTGCATGATGGTGACGCACGACCAGGAAGAGGCCATGACGATGGCGGACCGTCTTGCCGTGATGAGTGAAGGCGAGATCATCCAGCTCGGCACGCCGCATGAAGTGTATGAGTATCCGAATTGCCGCTTTTCGGCCGAGTTCATCGGCTCGACCAATCTGTTCGACGGCAATGTTGTCGAAGATGAACCCGATCACGTGTTCATCGAAACGCCCGACCTGCCGGTCCGTCTCTACGTGAGCCACGGCATCACGGGGCCGCTCGGCATGCCGGTGACGATCTCGGTGCGGCCCGAGCGCATCGCGCTCACGCGCAAGCCGCCTGAAGGCGCGAACAACTGGGGCAAGGGCGTGGTGACGAACGTCGCCTACATGGGCGGTTATTCGCTGTATCACGTGAAGCTCGACGCCGGTAAAACGGTGATCGCCAACGTGACGAGTCTGGCCTTGACGGAGATCGACCCGCCCACCTGGGGCGACGAAGTGTATGTGCGCTGGAGCGCGTCGGCCGGTGTGGTGCTGACGTCATGA